A single window of Stigmatopora nigra isolate UIUO_SnigA chromosome 20, RoL_Snig_1.1, whole genome shotgun sequence DNA harbors:
- the intu gene encoding protein inturned isoform X1 translates to MATSTSNDHPEWLDDVEKKLIYVEENWLAARDQRDARKVSKMSTPPLELPTPQLELPSTSRRAKVSVPVMPFSGLLDGEDEAVLQRAVLWVPHGLMYLSLKMDAPEQKEDVHFEEEILYLYPSSEASARLKGARGIFLTLCDMLENVTGGHIVSSTLLLDEHLVHVGYWKDGDALLVVGLPAESVPLLCLRSLVDGAVQTLKIMFGSLSKAFCSAENKPQLDQFFSLFFKQLVRPAGPPESAPTAPPRDVSGRVFLDGLPAVLCFPLPAQVKTELDSVLTDFEASDFGEMSEYFFGLRRFYTILGSCLFYKSYLVVNHLPKDDMLDVCRYVRDYCLLPAESQRRTGHLVIWRELFPLRAGPGRHFLLVVGLNFWLQCVLLEVGSHPSSSSACPGPDCVYVDQIKATLQRLETLEEAVEEHLSSCASPRLSCADWFLQDGPVSGGSIFKDKSRDHGGEAAGDVGPASPARISGGLRDSPDSSGGIFKVPWRKQSNRFHLGSLMKTLSRKDGGDISNSITSVGNTLFHYVLVEKVQGIFIAPPPTEEAQLGGTLHRSLIRNFYHCCLSIRAAFQENPQNEQAAKMCQGLGPLREHGVLFQYSPENWTDQKKAPPTLTYWVVGRLLLEPVPQEFFVCFHESVPEIPVEMAFRLSYGLVI, encoded by the exons ATGGCTACGTCGACGTCAAATGA TCACCCCGAATGGCTGGACGACGTCGAGAAAAAGCTCATTTATGTGGAGGAGAACTGGCTAGCGGCACGGGATCAAAGAGACGCGAGAAAAGTCTCCAAAATGTCCACACCGCCGCTCGAATTGCCCACACCGCAGCTTGAATTGCCTAGTACGAGTCGTCGGGCTAAGGTCTCTGTGCCCGTCATGCCTTTTTCGGGTCTTCTGGACGGGGAAGACGAAGCGGTACTTCAAAGGGCCGTCCTCTGGGTCCCGCATGGACTCATGTACCTGTCGCTTAAAATGGATGCCCCGGAGCAAAAAGAAGACGTCCATTTTGAG GAGGAAATCTTGTATCTATACCCGTCGTCGGAGGCGTCCGCTCGGCTCAAGGGCGCCAGAGGGATTTTCTTAACGCTGTGCGACATGTTGGAGAACGTCACGGGAGGTCACATCGTCAG TTCAACGCTGCTGCTGGACGAGCACCTGGTCCACGTGGGCTACTGGAAGGACGGTGACGCCCTCCTGGTTGTCGGGCTTCCCGCTGAGAG CGTACCACTACTGTGCCTGCGGTCGCTGGTCGACGGGGCCGTGCAGACTCTAAAAATCATGTTCGGATCCTTGAGCAA GGCTTTCTGCAGTGCAGAAAACAAGCCACAGCTGGACCAGTTCTTCTCCTTGTTCTTCAAGCAGCTCGTCCGACCAGCCGGACCCCCAGAAAGCGCCCCCACGGCTCCGCCCCGCGACGTCTCCGGGAGAGTCTTCTTGGACGGGCTGCCGGCCGTTCTGTGCTTCCCTCTGCCTGCGCAAGTCAAA ACGGAGCTGGACTCTGTTCTCACTGACTTTGAGGCGTCTGATTTTGGAGAAATG TCAGAGTACTTTTTTGGCCTGAGGCGTTTCTACACAATCCTGGGCTCTTGTCTCTTCTACAAG TCCTACCTGGTCGTCAACCATCTTCCCAAAGACGATATGCTGGACGTCTGTCGGTACGTGCGCGACTACTGCCTCCTGCCCGCCGAGTCCCAGCGGCGGACGGGTCATCTGGTCATCTGGCGGGAGCTTTTTCCCCTGCGGGCCGGTCCAGGTCGCCACTTTCTCCTCGTTGTGGGCCTG AATTTCTGGTTGCAATGTGTTCTGCTGGAAGTTGGAAGCCACCCATCGTCGTCATCTGCGTGTCCAGGACCCGACTGCGTTTATGTAGATCAG ATAAAGGCCACACTCCAGCGGTTGGAGACCCTGGAGGAGGCCGTGGAGGAACATCTGAGCTCATGCGCCTCTCCTCGCCTGTCGTGCGCCGACTGGTTCCTACAAGACGGCCCGGTTTCCGGCGGCAGCATCTTTAAGGACAAATCCCGAGACCACGGGGGCGAGGCGGCTGGAGACGTTGGACCGGCCTCTCCAGCCAGGATCTCGGGTGGCTTAAGGGACTCGCCTGATTCTAGTGGAGGCATCTTCAAG GTGCCATGGAGAAAGCAGTCCAACAGGTTCCACTTGGGATCGTTGATGAAGACCCTGAGTCGGAAGGACGGAGGCGACATTTCCAACTCCAT AACGAGCGTCGGGAACACCTTGTTCCACTACGTGCTGGTTGAAAAAGTTCAGGGAATCTTTATCGCACCCCCGCCAACGGAAGAGGCGCAGCTCGGCGGAACCCTTCACCGTTCGCTCATCCGCAACTTTTACCACTGCTGTCTTTCCATCCGGGCAGCGTTCCAAGAAAACCCCCAA aACGAGCAAGCGGCAAAAATGTGTCAGGGTTTGGGCCCGCTCAGAGAGCACGGAGTTCTGTTCCAGTATAGTCCGGAAAATTGGACAGACCAGAAGAAAGCCCCTCCCACTCTGACATACTGGGTCGTAGG CCGATTGTTGCTGGAACCCGTTCCTCAggagttttttgtgtgttttcacgAGTCCGTACCAGAGATCCCCGTGGAGATGGCCTTCAGACTCTCTTACGGCTTGGTCATTTGA
- the intu gene encoding protein inturned isoform X2 produces the protein MATSTSNDHPEWLDDVEKKLIYVEENWLAARDQRDARKVSKMSTPPLELPTPQLELPSTSRRAKVSVPVMPFSGLLDGEDEAVLQRAVLWVPHGLMYLSLKMDAPEQKEDVHFEEEILYLYPSSEASARLKGARGIFLTLCDMLENVTGGHIVSSTLLLDEHLVHVGYWKDGDALLVVGLPAERAFCSAENKPQLDQFFSLFFKQLVRPAGPPESAPTAPPRDVSGRVFLDGLPAVLCFPLPAQVKTELDSVLTDFEASDFGEMSEYFFGLRRFYTILGSCLFYKSYLVVNHLPKDDMLDVCRYVRDYCLLPAESQRRTGHLVIWRELFPLRAGPGRHFLLVVGLNFWLQCVLLEVGSHPSSSSACPGPDCVYVDQIKATLQRLETLEEAVEEHLSSCASPRLSCADWFLQDGPVSGGSIFKDKSRDHGGEAAGDVGPASPARISGGLRDSPDSSGGIFKVPWRKQSNRFHLGSLMKTLSRKDGGDISNSITSVGNTLFHYVLVEKVQGIFIAPPPTEEAQLGGTLHRSLIRNFYHCCLSIRAAFQENPQNEQAAKMCQGLGPLREHGVLFQYSPENWTDQKKAPPTLTYWVVGRLLLEPVPQEFFVCFHESVPEIPVEMAFRLSYGLVI, from the exons ATGGCTACGTCGACGTCAAATGA TCACCCCGAATGGCTGGACGACGTCGAGAAAAAGCTCATTTATGTGGAGGAGAACTGGCTAGCGGCACGGGATCAAAGAGACGCGAGAAAAGTCTCCAAAATGTCCACACCGCCGCTCGAATTGCCCACACCGCAGCTTGAATTGCCTAGTACGAGTCGTCGGGCTAAGGTCTCTGTGCCCGTCATGCCTTTTTCGGGTCTTCTGGACGGGGAAGACGAAGCGGTACTTCAAAGGGCCGTCCTCTGGGTCCCGCATGGACTCATGTACCTGTCGCTTAAAATGGATGCCCCGGAGCAAAAAGAAGACGTCCATTTTGAG GAGGAAATCTTGTATCTATACCCGTCGTCGGAGGCGTCCGCTCGGCTCAAGGGCGCCAGAGGGATTTTCTTAACGCTGTGCGACATGTTGGAGAACGTCACGGGAGGTCACATCGTCAG TTCAACGCTGCTGCTGGACGAGCACCTGGTCCACGTGGGCTACTGGAAGGACGGTGACGCCCTCCTGGTTGTCGGGCTTCCCGCTGAGAG GGCTTTCTGCAGTGCAGAAAACAAGCCACAGCTGGACCAGTTCTTCTCCTTGTTCTTCAAGCAGCTCGTCCGACCAGCCGGACCCCCAGAAAGCGCCCCCACGGCTCCGCCCCGCGACGTCTCCGGGAGAGTCTTCTTGGACGGGCTGCCGGCCGTTCTGTGCTTCCCTCTGCCTGCGCAAGTCAAA ACGGAGCTGGACTCTGTTCTCACTGACTTTGAGGCGTCTGATTTTGGAGAAATG TCAGAGTACTTTTTTGGCCTGAGGCGTTTCTACACAATCCTGGGCTCTTGTCTCTTCTACAAG TCCTACCTGGTCGTCAACCATCTTCCCAAAGACGATATGCTGGACGTCTGTCGGTACGTGCGCGACTACTGCCTCCTGCCCGCCGAGTCCCAGCGGCGGACGGGTCATCTGGTCATCTGGCGGGAGCTTTTTCCCCTGCGGGCCGGTCCAGGTCGCCACTTTCTCCTCGTTGTGGGCCTG AATTTCTGGTTGCAATGTGTTCTGCTGGAAGTTGGAAGCCACCCATCGTCGTCATCTGCGTGTCCAGGACCCGACTGCGTTTATGTAGATCAG ATAAAGGCCACACTCCAGCGGTTGGAGACCCTGGAGGAGGCCGTGGAGGAACATCTGAGCTCATGCGCCTCTCCTCGCCTGTCGTGCGCCGACTGGTTCCTACAAGACGGCCCGGTTTCCGGCGGCAGCATCTTTAAGGACAAATCCCGAGACCACGGGGGCGAGGCGGCTGGAGACGTTGGACCGGCCTCTCCAGCCAGGATCTCGGGTGGCTTAAGGGACTCGCCTGATTCTAGTGGAGGCATCTTCAAG GTGCCATGGAGAAAGCAGTCCAACAGGTTCCACTTGGGATCGTTGATGAAGACCCTGAGTCGGAAGGACGGAGGCGACATTTCCAACTCCAT AACGAGCGTCGGGAACACCTTGTTCCACTACGTGCTGGTTGAAAAAGTTCAGGGAATCTTTATCGCACCCCCGCCAACGGAAGAGGCGCAGCTCGGCGGAACCCTTCACCGTTCGCTCATCCGCAACTTTTACCACTGCTGTCTTTCCATCCGGGCAGCGTTCCAAGAAAACCCCCAA aACGAGCAAGCGGCAAAAATGTGTCAGGGTTTGGGCCCGCTCAGAGAGCACGGAGTTCTGTTCCAGTATAGTCCGGAAAATTGGACAGACCAGAAGAAAGCCCCTCCCACTCTGACATACTGGGTCGTAGG CCGATTGTTGCTGGAACCCGTTCCTCAggagttttttgtgtgttttcacgAGTCCGTACCAGAGATCCCCGTGGAGATGGCCTTCAGACTCTCTTACGGCTTGGTCATTTGA
- the ino80b gene encoding INO80 complex subunit B codes for MGKRKDVIPYRFLSEGSTGPHGVHKHKHKKHKRHKKKHHVLSEAPEPVAVPRPPPPPQLRLKIKLGGQTLGTKSVPTFTVHPGVAGPPSPLTIVDDDDDDDEEDDDEDEPSVPLEQYRAWLDEDSNMATSPLPDVGCMIRVPVDEEERWLDALEKGELDDNGELKKEVDESLLTARQKALLHKQQIQPLLELPMGYKEKEMTAEMMQKREERARKRRLQAAKKAEDNKNQTIERLTKTSKAKIKSMREKKSKLSHCPMVRYSDSARGVTISFPAGVPGPGAAPPLPPPASVVTCGVSGCLNLKKYNCSKTGIALCSLQCYKRNMQLVQGAA; via the exons ATGGGTAAAAGGAAAGACGTGATTCCGTACCGATTTCTCA GCGAAGGCAGCACGGGGCCGCATGGCGTTCACAAGCACAAGCATAAAAAGCACAAGCGGCACAAGAAGAAGCACCATGTCCTCTCGGAGGCGCCGGAGCCCGTCGCCGTCCCTcgtccgccgccaccgccgcagcTGCGGCTTAAGATCAAGCTGGGAGGACAGACCCTGGGGACAAAGAG CGTCCCCACCTTCACCGTGCACCCCGGCGTGGCCGGTCCTCCTTCACCGCTGACCATCGtggacgacgatgacgacgacgatgaggaggacgacgacgaagacGAGCCCTCCGTGCCTCTGGAGCAGTATCGGGCCTGGCTGG ACGAAGACAGCAACATGGCCACGTCGCCCCTGCCCGACGTGGGCTGCATGATCAGAGTCCCCGTGGACGAGGAGGAGAGGTGGCTGGACGCTCTGGAGAAGGGCGAGCTGGACGACAACGGCGAGCTCAAGAAGGAGGTGGACGAGTCCCTGCTCACCGCCCGGCAA AAAGCGCTCCTCCACAAGCAGCAGATCCAGCCTCTCCTGGAGCTGCCCATGGGCTACAAGGAGAAGGAGATGACCGCCGAGATGATGCAGAAGCGGGAAGAGCGCGCTCGCAAGCGCCGCCTGCAGGCCGCCAAGAAGGCGGAGGACAACAAGAACCAGACCATCGAGAGGCTCACCAAGACCAGCAAGGCCAAGATCAAGAGCATGCGAGAGAAGAAGTCCAAGCTGAGTCACTGTCCCATGGTGCGCTACAGCGACTCGGCCCGGGGCGTCACCATCTCCTTCCCGGCCGGCGTCCCCGGACCCGGGGCCGCGCCGCCACTCCCTCCGCCGGCGTCGGTCGTGACCTGCGGAGTGAGCGGATGCCTCAACCTGAAAAAATATAACTGTTCCAAAACGGGCATCGCCCTGTGCAGTTTGCAGTGTTACAAGAGGAACATGCAGTTGGTCCAGGGCGCCGCTTGA
- the intu gene encoding protein inturned isoform X3 — translation MSTPPLELPTPQLELPSTSRRAKVSVPVMPFSGLLDGEDEAVLQRAVLWVPHGLMYLSLKMDAPEQKEDVHFEEEILYLYPSSEASARLKGARGIFLTLCDMLENVTGGHIVSSTLLLDEHLVHVGYWKDGDALLVVGLPAESVPLLCLRSLVDGAVQTLKIMFGSLSKAFCSAENKPQLDQFFSLFFKQLVRPAGPPESAPTAPPRDVSGRVFLDGLPAVLCFPLPAQVKTELDSVLTDFEASDFGEMSEYFFGLRRFYTILGSCLFYKSYLVVNHLPKDDMLDVCRYVRDYCLLPAESQRRTGHLVIWRELFPLRAGPGRHFLLVVGLNFWLQCVLLEVGSHPSSSSACPGPDCVYVDQIKATLQRLETLEEAVEEHLSSCASPRLSCADWFLQDGPVSGGSIFKDKSRDHGGEAAGDVGPASPARISGGLRDSPDSSGGIFKVPWRKQSNRFHLGSLMKTLSRKDGGDISNSITSVGNTLFHYVLVEKVQGIFIAPPPTEEAQLGGTLHRSLIRNFYHCCLSIRAAFQENPQNEQAAKMCQGLGPLREHGVLFQYSPENWTDQKKAPPTLTYWVVGRLLLEPVPQEFFVCFHESVPEIPVEMAFRLSYGLVI, via the exons ATGTCCACACCGCCGCTCGAATTGCCCACACCGCAGCTTGAATTGCCTAGTACGAGTCGTCGGGCTAAGGTCTCTGTGCCCGTCATGCCTTTTTCGGGTCTTCTGGACGGGGAAGACGAAGCGGTACTTCAAAGGGCCGTCCTCTGGGTCCCGCATGGACTCATGTACCTGTCGCTTAAAATGGATGCCCCGGAGCAAAAAGAAGACGTCCATTTTGAG GAGGAAATCTTGTATCTATACCCGTCGTCGGAGGCGTCCGCTCGGCTCAAGGGCGCCAGAGGGATTTTCTTAACGCTGTGCGACATGTTGGAGAACGTCACGGGAGGTCACATCGTCAG TTCAACGCTGCTGCTGGACGAGCACCTGGTCCACGTGGGCTACTGGAAGGACGGTGACGCCCTCCTGGTTGTCGGGCTTCCCGCTGAGAG CGTACCACTACTGTGCCTGCGGTCGCTGGTCGACGGGGCCGTGCAGACTCTAAAAATCATGTTCGGATCCTTGAGCAA GGCTTTCTGCAGTGCAGAAAACAAGCCACAGCTGGACCAGTTCTTCTCCTTGTTCTTCAAGCAGCTCGTCCGACCAGCCGGACCCCCAGAAAGCGCCCCCACGGCTCCGCCCCGCGACGTCTCCGGGAGAGTCTTCTTGGACGGGCTGCCGGCCGTTCTGTGCTTCCCTCTGCCTGCGCAAGTCAAA ACGGAGCTGGACTCTGTTCTCACTGACTTTGAGGCGTCTGATTTTGGAGAAATG TCAGAGTACTTTTTTGGCCTGAGGCGTTTCTACACAATCCTGGGCTCTTGTCTCTTCTACAAG TCCTACCTGGTCGTCAACCATCTTCCCAAAGACGATATGCTGGACGTCTGTCGGTACGTGCGCGACTACTGCCTCCTGCCCGCCGAGTCCCAGCGGCGGACGGGTCATCTGGTCATCTGGCGGGAGCTTTTTCCCCTGCGGGCCGGTCCAGGTCGCCACTTTCTCCTCGTTGTGGGCCTG AATTTCTGGTTGCAATGTGTTCTGCTGGAAGTTGGAAGCCACCCATCGTCGTCATCTGCGTGTCCAGGACCCGACTGCGTTTATGTAGATCAG ATAAAGGCCACACTCCAGCGGTTGGAGACCCTGGAGGAGGCCGTGGAGGAACATCTGAGCTCATGCGCCTCTCCTCGCCTGTCGTGCGCCGACTGGTTCCTACAAGACGGCCCGGTTTCCGGCGGCAGCATCTTTAAGGACAAATCCCGAGACCACGGGGGCGAGGCGGCTGGAGACGTTGGACCGGCCTCTCCAGCCAGGATCTCGGGTGGCTTAAGGGACTCGCCTGATTCTAGTGGAGGCATCTTCAAG GTGCCATGGAGAAAGCAGTCCAACAGGTTCCACTTGGGATCGTTGATGAAGACCCTGAGTCGGAAGGACGGAGGCGACATTTCCAACTCCAT AACGAGCGTCGGGAACACCTTGTTCCACTACGTGCTGGTTGAAAAAGTTCAGGGAATCTTTATCGCACCCCCGCCAACGGAAGAGGCGCAGCTCGGCGGAACCCTTCACCGTTCGCTCATCCGCAACTTTTACCACTGCTGTCTTTCCATCCGGGCAGCGTTCCAAGAAAACCCCCAA aACGAGCAAGCGGCAAAAATGTGTCAGGGTTTGGGCCCGCTCAGAGAGCACGGAGTTCTGTTCCAGTATAGTCCGGAAAATTGGACAGACCAGAAGAAAGCCCCTCCCACTCTGACATACTGGGTCGTAGG CCGATTGTTGCTGGAACCCGTTCCTCAggagttttttgtgtgttttcacgAGTCCGTACCAGAGATCCCCGTGGAGATGGCCTTCAGACTCTCTTACGGCTTGGTCATTTGA